TTGATTTAGGCGAGTTTGGCAATCTTCTGCAAATAAAGTCTCACCGTGATGGTAGGCATCAACATAGACCTCCATTTCCTCAATGCTGGGGCGAATCAAAAAATGTCCTGGCATCCCTACCCCTGTCATAGGGAAGTTCACTCGTCGCGCAATTTCCATATAAACCAAGGAAAGCGTGATCGGAATACCCGTCCGGCGCTCGATCACGTCGTTAAGGAAACTGTTACGGGGGTCGTAGTAGTCAGAGGTATTTCCCGTAAACCCTAAGTCCTCGTAGAGATACTGGTTGATACTTTGGATCATCCGCAGCGGATACCGCTCAGTAGGCAGACGTTCTTCCACCTCGCTGGCCATTGTATCTAGAGCATTGAAGTAAGCTTCTATATCTAGGTCTGGGTATTCTTCTTGGGCGATGTAAAGCGCTGCTTCTGCCAAATTAATCTGCTCATCAGGTTGAGCGATCGTACGGTAAAAGCATTGTCGCGCCCACGGAAGATCCGTCATGAATTCTTGCCTTACGCCATTACGTGATTAGGTGCTCGTAACATTCAGACGAGTCATTTTACTCAAGGGTTTGAGCGTTCATGCCTCGGAGCCGTCTGAGGAGCCAGTCAAAGCGGGTGTTTCCCAAAGCCAGGTTATCGCGAATATTGGGAGCCAAGCTATTTTCCTGAGCGGTGCGCTCCTCGGCGGATGGTTCTCGACCAGAACTGAGCCGACTTACAGTACCTCGCAAGCGATCGGAGAGAAAAATAGCTAGGGCGCGGTAAAACCGGGAGGCAAAACCGATATCTTGTTGCAGCTTGGTAGCGAGTTCCTCACGAGGAATCGAAAGCACTAAAGACTCTACTGCTGCTGTCACAGTGGCTGAGGGAGGTCGCTCATCCACAAAGGACATTTCACCTACAACTTCGCCGCTAGAAAGGTGTGCAACTTCTTTGTCACCTAATGCTTGCACAGAAACCGTGAAAGTACCGTCAATAATAATGTACAGGGCATCAATTAGTTGTCCTTCGCGGATCAAAGTTGTGCCTGCTAGAACTCGCTCTTGAGTAGAGA
This genomic stretch from Trichocoleus sp. FACHB-46 harbors:
- a CDS encoding SirB1 family protein, which encodes MTDLPWARQCFYRTIAQPDEQINLAEAALYIAQEEYPDLDIEAYFNALDTMASEVEERLPTERYPLRMIQSINQYLYEDLGFTGNTSDYYDPRNSFLNDVIERRTGIPITLSLVYMEIARRVNFPMTGVGMPGHFLIRPSIEEMEVYVDAYHHGETLFAEDCQTRLNQIYGQSVELQPVFLQPIGPRQFLARMLTNLKMIYLNRDQAQKSLAAIERILLLFPDAPLELRDRGIVHYHLGAWPEAHKDLKTYLAKVPDAEDAVAIQQLLDRIAPNL
- a CDS encoding cyclic nucleotide-binding domain-containing protein, which produces MKKVLFILGELTDDDIDWMIAISTQERVLAGTTLIREGQLIDALYIIIDGTFTVSVQALGDKEVAHLSSGEVVGEMSFVDERPPSATVTAAVESLVLSIPREELATKLQQDIGFASRFYRALAIFLSDRLRGTVSRLSSGREPSAEERTAQENSLAPNIRDNLALGNTRFDWLLRRLRGMNAQTLE